The genomic DNA TTCGGGGTAAAATATGCTGGGGCTTGTCGAAGATTAAAGTTAACCAGTATTACTCCTTCTCAAATGGAATACGCTTACTCGGCCTGTAGTAGGAGTCAGCTATCGTTCTTGTCCATATCAAATGAAACTCACCGCTGGTGGGATATATGAAAGCAGACCGAGTTCCCAATCCTCCCCCAGGGATTCTTTTAATCTGTCATAAGATACCTCGTCTCTGAGTATATCGAAAGGTTGTTGCGCCAGTATGACCTAGCCGACAACCAAATTAGCTCTTGTCACTTCACTCAATTAGTCAAATACAACAAAACTTACATTCGCTCGTCCATCTACCCTCGCCCTTCTATCCATTCCTTCGGATATCCACACCACCCCTTCAcacccctccacctccccaCTATACTCCCCTATCCGCCAGAGTCGATCCACATTCTCGCACCCAGCTGATTCTAAATTTTCCTGTGGGGTTGACTGATGATCCCATGTTGATGAGAAAGGGGAGATGACTGAAAGACGTATGGAGGGGTCGTTTCtgaggatttggagggtggaaagggCTTTGGGGATGGATAGCGAGTCATCTGCAAGTCAAATGTTAGCGGTTTGTTTAAATGAATGAGATGGGCTTTCATACAAGGAAGATCTATGTCTTGTTAGCATACTATCATATTCATATCATCTGGACTTGCCTATAAACAGCAAGACGCTCTTCTGTTTTTCGACAGACAATCCACTTTCGGGGTCATAAGGCGTCGGCCCTTTGCCATACCACTCTGGAAACCCCCATCTGTGCGCTAAACCAATGTAAATTTGTGTCAACATTAAGCTTTGTACAACGTGAACAAACATACGATTCTCAatctttgccttctccgGTACCGGCGGCCGATGAGAGACTGTCCAGAGGTATAAAAGTAGTAATAACGTGAGAGCTgctgggagaagagcaagagcaaAGTTATTGGGACGGGGTGCGGTAAACCGCATGTGTGACGGTGCTGAAACTGTTATGTGAACAGTCGAAGTTGAAAATTAAATGGAagtgctgatgatgattcaAACGAGAATGGTTTGTCAATGGCATGGAATTCATCTTGCGAAATCGGCAATTCGCTCTCAGGCACCACACAACACCACATCCTATATAAATCGTCGCTCGTCGCGAGGTTTCATTTGCGCAGATGACATGATAATAGAAAAGAGCACATAAAGTTGCAATGAAATGTATAATCTAGCATCTACCACCCCTCGGCGGCCAACCTcgcctcttcgtcctttATCGGCATCCACAATGTCTTTCCACTCGTCAGCTGTCGCCCCAAGCAGTGGAGTAGAGTGACTCACCAGGTCATATCCACCAACCGCCATCAAATTATATCTTGGGTTAAACTTGACCGCCCTGGTCGGTCCAGACCCTGCCCCGTCCCCATGCAGCACTACCTTTGGCTTCAAATCCGGTATCCTCAGAGTCGTCCAATCAGGCGGATTCGCCGTATGCCAATTCCCGCCAGCTACATCCGACCGCGTCAACTGGCTCTGCCCCGGTTCAGGACGGAGGTCCCACGCGACCACTTCCCCGTTCGCAGACCCAGATATCACCCAGTTGGAGTCGGCTGTCCAACAAAGCTCTTCACCGCTGATCCCTCGCCGGGGCTCGACGCCTTTATTACCTTGGGCATCGCGTTCCAAGCCTACGTGACCGACAAGGCGTCTGAGAGGAGTAAGGTAGATTGCATCGAGAACGTAGTGTACGTCAGAAGATGTACCGACGAGGAGGTACTGGCCATTGTTCGAAAAGTGCAATGAAGTGAAGATGGgtttgggaggaggagtcGATATATCTTCCAGAGCAATATCGATAAGACCTTGGTGGATGAATGGGTGCTAATAATCGTCTCAGCTTACTCATTTGACAAATCATCTAAAAAGAACTCACCACATCTGCAGTTTTCGTGGCATACATCATGATTGTCTGTGTATCCGAGCACGCCACAGCAAACACAACTCCCGTATTATCCATCGCAGCTATCGCTGAGCCTCCAACATCATTCACCAACCCTTTACACGCATTCGCCCTCAGATCCCATAGCCGAACCgtgccatcatctccagcaGTCACGAATGAGTCATCCGCAGGCGACATATCGATCGACCGTACACGCGCAGTATGCCCTTTAAAGTACGCAAGATACGCATTATCATGTGTCGAGTGGTATCGCACTGCGTGGTCTCCTCCCTGTGTAGAAGCGTGAAGGATAGTGCCAGTTTTATGAGTTGATCGGACATGATCGATACCGTACTTTTTAGAATAGAACGACTTGATTTTCCTGTTCCCCCTCTCAGCTTCTTTGTCCCATCCACTTTTCATGATAAACTGAGACCCGATGACTCACTTGCCCTTTCTCGCATCCCATAGGATGAACTGATT from Cryptococcus neoformans var. neoformans JEC21 chromosome 3 sequence includes the following:
- a CDS encoding histone lysine N-methyltransferase, putative — encoded protein: MDTPGAGPSRQSSSAPAANNKLDPNVKPGTVLLTSDLLSSFQPAKRFKDAVLEPTSTPSGPKTHSVTTLTFDDTGDRLISAGDDNQFILWDARKGKKIKSFYSKKYGIDHVRSTHKTGTILHASTQGGDHAVRYHSTHDNAYLAYFKGHTARVRSIDMSPADDSFVTAGDDGTVRLWDLRANACKGLVNDVGGSAIAAMDNTGVVFAVACSDTQTIMMYATKTADVHPFIHQGLIDIALEDISTPPPKPIFTSLHFSNNGQYLLVGTSSDVHYVLDAIYLTPLRRLVGHVGLERDAQGNKGVEPRRGISGEELCWTADSNWVISGSANGEVVAWDLRPEPGQSQLTRSDVAGGNWHTANPPDWTTLRIPDLKPKVVLHGDGAGSGPTRAVKFNPRYNLMAVGGYDLTLWMPIKDEEARLAAEGW
- a CDS encoding expressed protein; this translates as MRFTAPRPNNFALALLPAALTLLLLLYLWTVSHRPPVPEKAKIENPHRWGFPEWYGKGPTPYDPESGLSVEKQKSVLLFIDLPYDSLSIPKALSTLQILRNDPSIRLSVISPFSSTWDHQSTPQENLESAGCENVDRLWRIGEYSGEVEGCEGVVWISEGMDRRARVDGRANVILAQQPFDILRDEVSYDRLKESLGEDWELGLLSYIPPAADPSIFYPEETPSYKSVTYFPLSSTPERKHPRMPWTGKWSKYTPSRKPPPPTKAGQDPLSPDSAYIKHWRKEDKRRAKAMRKAGICLFEGWQDGQLDERMVEAMMAGCVVATVPPQTDYDMLKPLILPLSPPSSSASPLSLPVKQISTLLASPRASQRLTYKALHAFLAARHHFTVQTRFERVWNVVKGWEEGKRGYDFDEGLMGFRWDCGTVMDGDAGRPAWCKD